In a genomic window of Oncorhynchus keta strain PuntledgeMale-10-30-2019 chromosome 28, Oket_V2, whole genome shotgun sequence:
- the LOC118361768 gene encoding WD repeat-containing protein 48-like isoform X1 → MEVTSRCHHVKMATHHRQNAAGRRKVQVSYVIRDEVEKYNRNGVNALQLDPALNRLFTAGRDSIIRIWSVNQHKQDPYIASMEHHTDWVNDIVLCCNGKTLISASSDTTVKVWNAHKGFCMSTLRTHKDYVKALAYAKDKELVASAGLDRQIFLWDVNTLTALTASNNTVTTSSLSGNKDSIYSLAMNQMGTVIVSGSTEKSECALLKVLRVWDPRTCAKLMKLKGHTDNVKSLLLNRDGTQCLSGSSDGTIRLWSLGQQRCIATYRVHDEGVWALQVNEAFTHVYSGGRDRKIYCTDLRNPELRMLICEEKAPVLKMELDRSADPPTALWVSTTKSTVNKWSLKGIHNFRASGDYDNDCTTPLTPLCTQPEQVVKGGASIIQCHILNDKRHILTKDTNNNVAYWDILKACKGEDLGKMEFDEEIKKRFKMVYVPNWFSVDLKTGMLTITLDESDCFAAWVSAKDAGFSSPDGADPKLNLGGLLLQALLEYWPRTHVNPMDEETEMNHVNGEHESRIQKGNGYFHVPPHTPVIFGEAGGRTLFRLLCRDSGGETESMLLNETVPQWVIDITVDKNMPKFNKIPFYLQPHSSSGAKTLKKDRLSASDMLQVRKVMEHVYEKIINLDNESQTGASGNNEKPSEQQKEEEDVAVLAEEKIELLCQDQVLDPNMDLRTVKHFIWKSGGDLTLHYRQKST, encoded by the exons GTATCCTATGTGATTAGGGATGAGGTGGAGAAGTATAACCGCAATGGGGTGAACGCCCTGCAGCTCGACCCGGCATTGAACCGCCTCTTCACAGCTGGCCGAGACTCCATCATTAGGATATGGAGCGTCAACCAGCACAAG CAGGACCCGTACATTGCATCGATGGAACACCACACGGACTGGGTCAATGACATCGTCCTCTGTTGCAATGGGAAGACAT TGATATCTGCTTCCTCAGACACCACAGTGAAAGTCTGGAATGCGCATAAGGGATTCTGCATGTCCACATTGCGAACACACAAG GACTATGTCAAAGCCTTAGCCTATGCCAAGGACAAGGAGTTGGTGGCCTCAGCGGGGCTGGACAGACAGATCTTCCTATGGGACGTCAACACACTAACAGCACTGACTGCCTCCAATAACACTGTCACCA CCTCCTCACTGAGTGGGAACAAAGACTCCATCTACAGTCTGGCTATGAATCAGATGGGCACCGTCATAGTGTCAGGGTCCACTGAAAAG AGTGAATGTGCCCTTTTAAAGGTACTGAGAGTTTGGGATCCTCGAACCTGTGCCAAACTGATGAAGTTGAAAGGCCACACTGACAACGTCAAATCATTACTGCTAAACAGGGATGGCACTCAG TGTCTCTCGGGCAGCTCAGACGGGACCATCCGGTTGTGGTCGCTGGGGCAGCAGCGGTGCATCGCCACCTACCGGGTGCACGATGAGGGCGTATGGGCCCTACAGGTCAACGAGGCGTTCACGCATGTCTACTCTGGTGGCCGTGACCGCAAGATCTACTGCACTGACCTGAGGAACCCAGAGCTCCGTATGCTCATCTGTGAGGAGAAGGCCCCCGTCCTCAAG ATGGAGCTGGACCGCTCAGCTGACCCCCCCACGGCCCTCTGGGTCTCCACCACCAAGTCCACCGTCAACAAATGG TCTCTGAAGGGCATTCACAATTTCCGAGCATCTGGAGATTACGACAACGACTGCACTACTCCCCTGACGCCTCTCTGCACACAGCCCGAGCAGGTTGTTAAAG GCGGAGCCAGCATTATTCAGTGCCACATTCTGAATGACAAGAGACATATACTAACCAAAGATACCAACAACAACGTTGCATACTGGGATATTTTAAAG GCGTGTAAAGGGGAAGACCTGGGAAAGATGGAGTTCGACGAAGAGATTAAAAAGAGGTTTAAAATGGTGTATGTGCCAAACTGGTTCTCTGTGGATCTTAAAACTGGG ATGTTGACCATCACGCTGGATGAGAGTGACTGCTTTGCTGCGTGGGTGTCGGCCAAGGATGCAGGCTTCTCCAGCCCTGATGGGGCTGATCCCAAAT TGAACCTGGGTGGACTTCTGCTGCAGGCCTTACTGGAGTATTGGCCCCGGACACACGTCAACCCTATGGATGAAGAAACCGAGATGAACCACG TGAACGGGGAGCATGAGAGCAGGATACAGAAAGGTAATGGCTACTTCCATGTTCCCCCTCACACGCCAGTCATCTTTGGAGAGGCAGGGGGAAGGACCCTGTTCAG GTTGTTGTGTCGAGACTCAGGTGGTGAAACTGAGTCCATGTTGCTCAACGAGACCGTGCCACAGTGGGTCATCGACATTACCGTGGAT AAAAATATGCCCAAATTCAACAAAATCCCATTCTACCTCCAGCCTCATTCTTCCTCCGGTGCAAAAACCTTAAAGAA GGACCGTCTGTCGGCCAGCGACATGCTCCAGGTGAGGAAGGTGATGGAACACGTATATGAGAAGATCATAAACCTGGACAACGAGTCTCAGACAGGGGCCTCGGGGAACAACGAAAAGCCCAGCGAgcagcagaaggaggaggaggacgtgGCCGTGCTGGCCGAGGAGAAGATTGAGCTGCTCTGTCAGGATCAG GTATTGGATCCCAACATGGACCTGCGGACGGTCAAGCATTTTATCTGGAAGAGTGGCGGAGACCTAACCCTTCACTATCGGCAGAAGTCCACGTGA
- the LOC118361768 gene encoding WD repeat-containing protein 48-like isoform X2 yields MEVTSRCHHVKMATHHRQNAAGRRKVQVSYVIRDEVEKYNRNGVNALQLDPALNRLFTAGRDSIIRIWSVNQHKDPYIASMEHHTDWVNDIVLCCNGKTLISASSDTTVKVWNAHKGFCMSTLRTHKDYVKALAYAKDKELVASAGLDRQIFLWDVNTLTALTASNNTVTTSSLSGNKDSIYSLAMNQMGTVIVSGSTEKSECALLKVLRVWDPRTCAKLMKLKGHTDNVKSLLLNRDGTQCLSGSSDGTIRLWSLGQQRCIATYRVHDEGVWALQVNEAFTHVYSGGRDRKIYCTDLRNPELRMLICEEKAPVLKMELDRSADPPTALWVSTTKSTVNKWSLKGIHNFRASGDYDNDCTTPLTPLCTQPEQVVKGGASIIQCHILNDKRHILTKDTNNNVAYWDILKACKGEDLGKMEFDEEIKKRFKMVYVPNWFSVDLKTGMLTITLDESDCFAAWVSAKDAGFSSPDGADPKLNLGGLLLQALLEYWPRTHVNPMDEETEMNHVNGEHESRIQKGNGYFHVPPHTPVIFGEAGGRTLFRLLCRDSGGETESMLLNETVPQWVIDITVDKNMPKFNKIPFYLQPHSSSGAKTLKKDRLSASDMLQVRKVMEHVYEKIINLDNESQTGASGNNEKPSEQQKEEEDVAVLAEEKIELLCQDQVLDPNMDLRTVKHFIWKSGGDLTLHYRQKST; encoded by the exons GTATCCTATGTGATTAGGGATGAGGTGGAGAAGTATAACCGCAATGGGGTGAACGCCCTGCAGCTCGACCCGGCATTGAACCGCCTCTTCACAGCTGGCCGAGACTCCATCATTAGGATATGGAGCGTCAACCAGCACAAG GACCCGTACATTGCATCGATGGAACACCACACGGACTGGGTCAATGACATCGTCCTCTGTTGCAATGGGAAGACAT TGATATCTGCTTCCTCAGACACCACAGTGAAAGTCTGGAATGCGCATAAGGGATTCTGCATGTCCACATTGCGAACACACAAG GACTATGTCAAAGCCTTAGCCTATGCCAAGGACAAGGAGTTGGTGGCCTCAGCGGGGCTGGACAGACAGATCTTCCTATGGGACGTCAACACACTAACAGCACTGACTGCCTCCAATAACACTGTCACCA CCTCCTCACTGAGTGGGAACAAAGACTCCATCTACAGTCTGGCTATGAATCAGATGGGCACCGTCATAGTGTCAGGGTCCACTGAAAAG AGTGAATGTGCCCTTTTAAAGGTACTGAGAGTTTGGGATCCTCGAACCTGTGCCAAACTGATGAAGTTGAAAGGCCACACTGACAACGTCAAATCATTACTGCTAAACAGGGATGGCACTCAG TGTCTCTCGGGCAGCTCAGACGGGACCATCCGGTTGTGGTCGCTGGGGCAGCAGCGGTGCATCGCCACCTACCGGGTGCACGATGAGGGCGTATGGGCCCTACAGGTCAACGAGGCGTTCACGCATGTCTACTCTGGTGGCCGTGACCGCAAGATCTACTGCACTGACCTGAGGAACCCAGAGCTCCGTATGCTCATCTGTGAGGAGAAGGCCCCCGTCCTCAAG ATGGAGCTGGACCGCTCAGCTGACCCCCCCACGGCCCTCTGGGTCTCCACCACCAAGTCCACCGTCAACAAATGG TCTCTGAAGGGCATTCACAATTTCCGAGCATCTGGAGATTACGACAACGACTGCACTACTCCCCTGACGCCTCTCTGCACACAGCCCGAGCAGGTTGTTAAAG GCGGAGCCAGCATTATTCAGTGCCACATTCTGAATGACAAGAGACATATACTAACCAAAGATACCAACAACAACGTTGCATACTGGGATATTTTAAAG GCGTGTAAAGGGGAAGACCTGGGAAAGATGGAGTTCGACGAAGAGATTAAAAAGAGGTTTAAAATGGTGTATGTGCCAAACTGGTTCTCTGTGGATCTTAAAACTGGG ATGTTGACCATCACGCTGGATGAGAGTGACTGCTTTGCTGCGTGGGTGTCGGCCAAGGATGCAGGCTTCTCCAGCCCTGATGGGGCTGATCCCAAAT TGAACCTGGGTGGACTTCTGCTGCAGGCCTTACTGGAGTATTGGCCCCGGACACACGTCAACCCTATGGATGAAGAAACCGAGATGAACCACG TGAACGGGGAGCATGAGAGCAGGATACAGAAAGGTAATGGCTACTTCCATGTTCCCCCTCACACGCCAGTCATCTTTGGAGAGGCAGGGGGAAGGACCCTGTTCAG GTTGTTGTGTCGAGACTCAGGTGGTGAAACTGAGTCCATGTTGCTCAACGAGACCGTGCCACAGTGGGTCATCGACATTACCGTGGAT AAAAATATGCCCAAATTCAACAAAATCCCATTCTACCTCCAGCCTCATTCTTCCTCCGGTGCAAAAACCTTAAAGAA GGACCGTCTGTCGGCCAGCGACATGCTCCAGGTGAGGAAGGTGATGGAACACGTATATGAGAAGATCATAAACCTGGACAACGAGTCTCAGACAGGGGCCTCGGGGAACAACGAAAAGCCCAGCGAgcagcagaaggaggaggaggacgtgGCCGTGCTGGCCGAGGAGAAGATTGAGCTGCTCTGTCAGGATCAG GTATTGGATCCCAACATGGACCTGCGGACGGTCAAGCATTTTATCTGGAAGAGTGGCGGAGACCTAACCCTTCACTATCGGCAGAAGTCCACGTGA
- the LOC118361768 gene encoding WD repeat-containing protein 48-like isoform X3 codes for MEVTSRCHHVKMATHHRQNAAGRRKVQVSYVIRDEVEKYNRNGVNALQLDPALNRLFTAGRDSIIRIWSVNQHKQDPYIASMEHHTDWVNDIVLCCNGKTLISASSDTTVKVWNAHKGFCMSTLRTHKDYVKALAYAKDKELVASAGLDRQIFLWDVNTLTALTASNNTVTTSSLSGNKDSIYSLAMNQMGTVIVSGSTEKVLRVWDPRTCAKLMKLKGHTDNVKSLLLNRDGTQCLSGSSDGTIRLWSLGQQRCIATYRVHDEGVWALQVNEAFTHVYSGGRDRKIYCTDLRNPELRMLICEEKAPVLKMELDRSADPPTALWVSTTKSTVNKWSLKGIHNFRASGDYDNDCTTPLTPLCTQPEQVVKGGASIIQCHILNDKRHILTKDTNNNVAYWDILKACKGEDLGKMEFDEEIKKRFKMVYVPNWFSVDLKTGMLTITLDESDCFAAWVSAKDAGFSSPDGADPKLNLGGLLLQALLEYWPRTHVNPMDEETEMNHVNGEHESRIQKGNGYFHVPPHTPVIFGEAGGRTLFRLLCRDSGGETESMLLNETVPQWVIDITVDKNMPKFNKIPFYLQPHSSSGAKTLKKDRLSASDMLQVRKVMEHVYEKIINLDNESQTGASGNNEKPSEQQKEEEDVAVLAEEKIELLCQDQVLDPNMDLRTVKHFIWKSGGDLTLHYRQKST; via the exons GTATCCTATGTGATTAGGGATGAGGTGGAGAAGTATAACCGCAATGGGGTGAACGCCCTGCAGCTCGACCCGGCATTGAACCGCCTCTTCACAGCTGGCCGAGACTCCATCATTAGGATATGGAGCGTCAACCAGCACAAG CAGGACCCGTACATTGCATCGATGGAACACCACACGGACTGGGTCAATGACATCGTCCTCTGTTGCAATGGGAAGACAT TGATATCTGCTTCCTCAGACACCACAGTGAAAGTCTGGAATGCGCATAAGGGATTCTGCATGTCCACATTGCGAACACACAAG GACTATGTCAAAGCCTTAGCCTATGCCAAGGACAAGGAGTTGGTGGCCTCAGCGGGGCTGGACAGACAGATCTTCCTATGGGACGTCAACACACTAACAGCACTGACTGCCTCCAATAACACTGTCACCA CCTCCTCACTGAGTGGGAACAAAGACTCCATCTACAGTCTGGCTATGAATCAGATGGGCACCGTCATAGTGTCAGGGTCCACTGAAAAG GTACTGAGAGTTTGGGATCCTCGAACCTGTGCCAAACTGATGAAGTTGAAAGGCCACACTGACAACGTCAAATCATTACTGCTAAACAGGGATGGCACTCAG TGTCTCTCGGGCAGCTCAGACGGGACCATCCGGTTGTGGTCGCTGGGGCAGCAGCGGTGCATCGCCACCTACCGGGTGCACGATGAGGGCGTATGGGCCCTACAGGTCAACGAGGCGTTCACGCATGTCTACTCTGGTGGCCGTGACCGCAAGATCTACTGCACTGACCTGAGGAACCCAGAGCTCCGTATGCTCATCTGTGAGGAGAAGGCCCCCGTCCTCAAG ATGGAGCTGGACCGCTCAGCTGACCCCCCCACGGCCCTCTGGGTCTCCACCACCAAGTCCACCGTCAACAAATGG TCTCTGAAGGGCATTCACAATTTCCGAGCATCTGGAGATTACGACAACGACTGCACTACTCCCCTGACGCCTCTCTGCACACAGCCCGAGCAGGTTGTTAAAG GCGGAGCCAGCATTATTCAGTGCCACATTCTGAATGACAAGAGACATATACTAACCAAAGATACCAACAACAACGTTGCATACTGGGATATTTTAAAG GCGTGTAAAGGGGAAGACCTGGGAAAGATGGAGTTCGACGAAGAGATTAAAAAGAGGTTTAAAATGGTGTATGTGCCAAACTGGTTCTCTGTGGATCTTAAAACTGGG ATGTTGACCATCACGCTGGATGAGAGTGACTGCTTTGCTGCGTGGGTGTCGGCCAAGGATGCAGGCTTCTCCAGCCCTGATGGGGCTGATCCCAAAT TGAACCTGGGTGGACTTCTGCTGCAGGCCTTACTGGAGTATTGGCCCCGGACACACGTCAACCCTATGGATGAAGAAACCGAGATGAACCACG TGAACGGGGAGCATGAGAGCAGGATACAGAAAGGTAATGGCTACTTCCATGTTCCCCCTCACACGCCAGTCATCTTTGGAGAGGCAGGGGGAAGGACCCTGTTCAG GTTGTTGTGTCGAGACTCAGGTGGTGAAACTGAGTCCATGTTGCTCAACGAGACCGTGCCACAGTGGGTCATCGACATTACCGTGGAT AAAAATATGCCCAAATTCAACAAAATCCCATTCTACCTCCAGCCTCATTCTTCCTCCGGTGCAAAAACCTTAAAGAA GGACCGTCTGTCGGCCAGCGACATGCTCCAGGTGAGGAAGGTGATGGAACACGTATATGAGAAGATCATAAACCTGGACAACGAGTCTCAGACAGGGGCCTCGGGGAACAACGAAAAGCCCAGCGAgcagcagaaggaggaggaggacgtgGCCGTGCTGGCCGAGGAGAAGATTGAGCTGCTCTGTCAGGATCAG GTATTGGATCCCAACATGGACCTGCGGACGGTCAAGCATTTTATCTGGAAGAGTGGCGGAGACCTAACCCTTCACTATCGGCAGAAGTCCACGTGA
- the LOC118361768 gene encoding WD repeat-containing protein 48-like isoform X4, which produces MEVTSRCHHVKMATHHRQNAAGRRKVQVSYVIRDEVEKYNRNGVNALQLDPALNRLFTAGRDSIIRIWSVNQHKDPYIASMEHHTDWVNDIVLCCNGKTLISASSDTTVKVWNAHKGFCMSTLRTHKDYVKALAYAKDKELVASAGLDRQIFLWDVNTLTALTASNNTVTTSSLSGNKDSIYSLAMNQMGTVIVSGSTEKVLRVWDPRTCAKLMKLKGHTDNVKSLLLNRDGTQCLSGSSDGTIRLWSLGQQRCIATYRVHDEGVWALQVNEAFTHVYSGGRDRKIYCTDLRNPELRMLICEEKAPVLKMELDRSADPPTALWVSTTKSTVNKWSLKGIHNFRASGDYDNDCTTPLTPLCTQPEQVVKGGASIIQCHILNDKRHILTKDTNNNVAYWDILKACKGEDLGKMEFDEEIKKRFKMVYVPNWFSVDLKTGMLTITLDESDCFAAWVSAKDAGFSSPDGADPKLNLGGLLLQALLEYWPRTHVNPMDEETEMNHVNGEHESRIQKGNGYFHVPPHTPVIFGEAGGRTLFRLLCRDSGGETESMLLNETVPQWVIDITVDKNMPKFNKIPFYLQPHSSSGAKTLKKDRLSASDMLQVRKVMEHVYEKIINLDNESQTGASGNNEKPSEQQKEEEDVAVLAEEKIELLCQDQVLDPNMDLRTVKHFIWKSGGDLTLHYRQKST; this is translated from the exons GTATCCTATGTGATTAGGGATGAGGTGGAGAAGTATAACCGCAATGGGGTGAACGCCCTGCAGCTCGACCCGGCATTGAACCGCCTCTTCACAGCTGGCCGAGACTCCATCATTAGGATATGGAGCGTCAACCAGCACAAG GACCCGTACATTGCATCGATGGAACACCACACGGACTGGGTCAATGACATCGTCCTCTGTTGCAATGGGAAGACAT TGATATCTGCTTCCTCAGACACCACAGTGAAAGTCTGGAATGCGCATAAGGGATTCTGCATGTCCACATTGCGAACACACAAG GACTATGTCAAAGCCTTAGCCTATGCCAAGGACAAGGAGTTGGTGGCCTCAGCGGGGCTGGACAGACAGATCTTCCTATGGGACGTCAACACACTAACAGCACTGACTGCCTCCAATAACACTGTCACCA CCTCCTCACTGAGTGGGAACAAAGACTCCATCTACAGTCTGGCTATGAATCAGATGGGCACCGTCATAGTGTCAGGGTCCACTGAAAAG GTACTGAGAGTTTGGGATCCTCGAACCTGTGCCAAACTGATGAAGTTGAAAGGCCACACTGACAACGTCAAATCATTACTGCTAAACAGGGATGGCACTCAG TGTCTCTCGGGCAGCTCAGACGGGACCATCCGGTTGTGGTCGCTGGGGCAGCAGCGGTGCATCGCCACCTACCGGGTGCACGATGAGGGCGTATGGGCCCTACAGGTCAACGAGGCGTTCACGCATGTCTACTCTGGTGGCCGTGACCGCAAGATCTACTGCACTGACCTGAGGAACCCAGAGCTCCGTATGCTCATCTGTGAGGAGAAGGCCCCCGTCCTCAAG ATGGAGCTGGACCGCTCAGCTGACCCCCCCACGGCCCTCTGGGTCTCCACCACCAAGTCCACCGTCAACAAATGG TCTCTGAAGGGCATTCACAATTTCCGAGCATCTGGAGATTACGACAACGACTGCACTACTCCCCTGACGCCTCTCTGCACACAGCCCGAGCAGGTTGTTAAAG GCGGAGCCAGCATTATTCAGTGCCACATTCTGAATGACAAGAGACATATACTAACCAAAGATACCAACAACAACGTTGCATACTGGGATATTTTAAAG GCGTGTAAAGGGGAAGACCTGGGAAAGATGGAGTTCGACGAAGAGATTAAAAAGAGGTTTAAAATGGTGTATGTGCCAAACTGGTTCTCTGTGGATCTTAAAACTGGG ATGTTGACCATCACGCTGGATGAGAGTGACTGCTTTGCTGCGTGGGTGTCGGCCAAGGATGCAGGCTTCTCCAGCCCTGATGGGGCTGATCCCAAAT TGAACCTGGGTGGACTTCTGCTGCAGGCCTTACTGGAGTATTGGCCCCGGACACACGTCAACCCTATGGATGAAGAAACCGAGATGAACCACG TGAACGGGGAGCATGAGAGCAGGATACAGAAAGGTAATGGCTACTTCCATGTTCCCCCTCACACGCCAGTCATCTTTGGAGAGGCAGGGGGAAGGACCCTGTTCAG GTTGTTGTGTCGAGACTCAGGTGGTGAAACTGAGTCCATGTTGCTCAACGAGACCGTGCCACAGTGGGTCATCGACATTACCGTGGAT AAAAATATGCCCAAATTCAACAAAATCCCATTCTACCTCCAGCCTCATTCTTCCTCCGGTGCAAAAACCTTAAAGAA GGACCGTCTGTCGGCCAGCGACATGCTCCAGGTGAGGAAGGTGATGGAACACGTATATGAGAAGATCATAAACCTGGACAACGAGTCTCAGACAGGGGCCTCGGGGAACAACGAAAAGCCCAGCGAgcagcagaaggaggaggaggacgtgGCCGTGCTGGCCGAGGAGAAGATTGAGCTGCTCTGTCAGGATCAG GTATTGGATCCCAACATGGACCTGCGGACGGTCAAGCATTTTATCTGGAAGAGTGGCGGAGACCTAACCCTTCACTATCGGCAGAAGTCCACGTGA